Sequence from the Helianthus annuus cultivar XRQ/B chromosome 13, HanXRQr2.0-SUNRISE, whole genome shotgun sequence genome:
gcgggtcgaaacggttcggctcgaaacggtgcgggtcgaaacagtttgcgccgaaacggattttttggattttttagaattttttagaatttttatgattttttagaatttttattattttttagaattttttggaatttgtttggttttttggattttttttattttttggaatttactattttttttttttaatgttttagagtttacacttaagtccctgtgtttctaaaactgacgcaaaccgtccctgaattagttagtaactcaaagttaacaaaataaatggatggagttaagttagtggactgaaatggttacgaaaatgaaactaatggactgaaatcgcaatttttaaactaatggactgaaaccgttatttttgacaaaccccagggacgaaaacagtaattaactctattatAAAATATGTCACTTGTTTCTACCAAAACTATTTAAAAAGAAAGACCACACCATGGAGTCATGGATTGTGTGTAATCTTGTCTCAACTTGGGCTATGTGTCTGTGTTTTCATTTTCTTGGTCTTTGTTGTCTTGTAAGATATAATATAGTATCTGGGTGTTATTTTGTTTcataataattaaagtgttttgAATATACATAAAAAGTTAAGTAACTAATAAGaaattattgaaaaaaaaaaaaacttaaacttGTTAAGTAACTTAGTATATATATTAGTAAAAAATGTATTAGTGGTTGTCTAATAATATCTCTTAATAACAACAAAATGAACTTGATAGCCAAAATTGGGTTTAGtgactttttatattttaattaggaaaaaaaacaaaaaaaaaactatatatagcctCGTAATTTTTTAGAGAAAAGTTGATTGAAAAAATGTATAGCTTATGGAGAAGCGTCAGGTCTACAGCAGTAGCTGGAGAAAAATAGGTCCCAAGAATTAGAAATACCTGTCTGCAGGTAAACAAGCATCGGTATTTGTATGTTTTAACCTAATTATATAACAAAGCTGTATTTTTTTCTTAATAAGATTGTTTCAAAGTCaagataaaataaaattaaatagaACAGTTAGCATCTTCATCTGCATATATTTTTATTCATACACTGCACAAATAATGAATCTTAATAAAGTTTGAGGAATAAAGATTCTTCATTAACTCAAACAAATGACATAAAGGTAAAATTATTATATTGAAATTATTGGAGAATTGAGAAGATGGTTTTAATTACCTGCAAGTGAGATTTAACATGTGCTAAAGTTATATCTTTCACATCCATTAGCTCAAGAACTGACTTGGGTGTTGCTCCTAAACTCATTAAAAGAACATTTTCATCATAAATAAAATGCAAAATATACATACAGATAAATAAATTTAAATATTCTGAAAAACACTAGGTTAAACATACTTTCATGGCCACCCAAGAGATCAACAGCATGAACAAACCGAGCATGAAGGGTTGTGGTCCACCGCATCCTGGGAGTTCTCATGTTTCGCTTAGCCGAAAACCTCGCTGACAAGAATCTTGATTGGGGAATGTTATTGGCATGAGTTAGAGAAGAAGGTGAACTGTTAGTGGGAGAGATAGTACAAGAAGAATCTAGTACTAAAGAAGACTGTTGTTGATCATGGGGAATGGTATTATGGTAATAAACTGGAACCCCTCTTATGGGTCTCAAGAAACCTAGCTCTGATCTGAACCCTAGAGTGTGGTTTTGGTTGGTGAGATTGGTGTTTTGTGGGGAGAGGATGTGATGGAGATGGGATAGGTTTGGATTGGTGGAATGTGTTGGGTGGGGTGAGTTGAGTTCAATAGATGGTTTAGGTATTGTTGTTGCTGTATGGTGGTCATGTTGTGAGTTTAAATAAGCTCTCTTCCTGAAATGCCCTAAATCTTGATCTTGTTCTTGATCATGATCAATTTGTGTTGATGTTAAAGTTTTTGAAGTGGGTTTGGTGTTAGGTGGGCTGATCTGGAGAGATAAGTCTGGTTGTGCTGGAAAAAGTTCCATTACACTTTCAAATATCTCACTCCAACTTTCTTTCTTGTTCTTGATTCTTGGTTGTTTGTGTTAGGTTATGTGTAGGGTTGGAAATGGTTGTTATACAAAAGAGCAAGAAGAATACTAGGGCATGAGGAATGGGTTTAATTATTATAAAGTTGTGATCTTGGATATGGAGTATGATGAGAGAAGTTTTATGTTGTTGAATTCAAGACTTCTTTAGACTGGATTTTGCCATCAATGGTGATGGGATTGCACTATTTTGAAattgagagggagagagagagaaatgacAAGGTATGAGTTGAAGGATTGTATCTCTCCTCTGAAGTATATATGAGAAAATGACccctagagagagagagagaggcgttTTCTTTAGGGTGCTACTATCTACACCCCCcctatttacttttttcacccccctcctctcacatacttacaggtggggcctgcgtgggactgacagttttcctctcacaagggggGGTGTAATCAGGAAGGAGGGGGGGTGTGTATAGAATGGGCCTTTCTTTATTCTTTGGACGTGagggaaagaaaagaaaaaaatgggaaaaaataggaaatgaaaaacaaaaaggaaaaaggaaataaCATTTTGAAAGATATCATTTAGGACACACGCTTCGCGACGGATCTGTTAAATCAAACAAAAAGtatacgtaaaaacgttaaaccacgCAAGCGTGTTGCACCGTCTTAACTCGATAAAAAAATTAGACTAAAACCTAAATCAAAGAATACAATAACTGAATCGGTTTAGGATTCGCAAGTTGTGAAGGGGTCGTTAAACTAccaaaaaatagacgtaaaaattTGAACAACACGCACGCGTTGCAGTGTTTTTACTCGCAAGGTTTAGACCGCACGTAAAACAACAATTTATAAAAGATGAAAACTATAGGGGATAAAAGTCAAAAGTGGAAAAGTGTTAAGATTCAAAATGAAAAGTGAAAACTAAAGGAGTTGAAAACTAAATGATGAAAATTAAAAAGGTTTATAAATGATAACTAAAATGGTTGATATGTATAAAAAATGAAACTTGAGGGGTtaaaatatgtaaataaaattGAATAGTAAAAAACTCTCACAAGATATTTTTGCTAAATTAAGGATAGATAATACTATGGAAATGAATATGTGTACCTTTTTATTTCTAGCTTGACATTTAGCAATCATATTACCTTATAAACTTAAAGTACAAAGTCGGTGGCATACGCCACCGACATGCACATGCCATTCCCCCTTTTCACTCAAATGCATATGCCATTTTCCTTTTTCATACAATACTTTGAGTAAAATACATTTAGACTCCTtgcttttagtttttttaaattgTGTTTTGAGTCCATTTTGATATTTTCTCTTTTCACCCATACTTTGAGTAAAATACATTTTGACCCCTTGCTTTTAGTTTTATTAAATTGTGTTTTGAGTCTTTTTCCTTTTCAAGTTAAACTTCATGCATATGCCATTTTCCTTTTTTCACACAATACTTTGAGTAAAATACATTTAGGCCCCTTGCTTTTAGTTTTTTAAATTGCGTTTTGAGTCCATTTTGACATTTTCTCTTTTCACCCATACTTTGAGTAAAATACATTTTGACCCCTTGCTTTTAGTTTTGTTAAATTGCGTTTTGAGTCTTTTTCCTTTTCAAGTTAAACTTCAGTTTTTCACCCATACTTTTAGTAAAATACATTTTGGCCCTTTGCTTTTAGTTTTGTTAAATTGTGTTTTGAGTCCATTTCCTTTCCAAGTTAAACTTCAATTATATTGCAATATTAGACCATTGAGGTTTAATCTCAAAAGTTTATAATGTTTCAACTTTATTGTTGTACGGTATATCTATACATTTTTAGCTTATTGCTTTCTTTAATTATTTCCGTTCGCTAATTGCTTTTTTAAAAAACTAAACGTTTGGATTCAACCATACATTGAGTTGAACTAAATACGTCAAGACATGCGCTTTCATATGGTTTGCGCATGACATAGCGCTTGGACTAATCTATTTGCAACGTGCCTATGACGCATCGCCCGTGGATTGCATTATGAATATTAAAATTtatgtgtcggtataaattcgagttggtatACGTTTCGATATAAACTCTTTTGGGGaacaagtcaggtcaaatatattTGGTTTTTGATTGTTTTATGTATGTTTTCCAATTCTACGTTTCGACCATACCGCAACACGCTAAGAGTATAATTTTTTCCGTTGATATGAATATCACTTTTAATTACACGTGTTAGTTTTCCCTTAATACACATTTTATGCTTTTTGTACGTTTCCTATGTATGAGTCGGGTCACACATAAATACGATATACTTTACATTTTTATCCAGCTACAATGCTATTGAATTAAATTGAATACGtcaaaatgtgtgttttcatatgttTAACGCATTACATAACGCTTCGACTAATCTATCCGATGTTTGCAATGTACTTGCGTCGCAACGCGCGCAGGTTTCCCACTGGCTTTGCCTCCCTGCCCCCATACGTTCATGATGTTGCAATTGTAGCCCCTTGACTTTGGTATATTCAGTgtttcataaaatgacaaatttagtccctaaacctTCTACTTTGGATTTCCAAAACCACAACCTCATCTTTCAAACTTTGCTAGCACCAACACTCTACTTTGGTTTTCCACCATCACCCCTTAGCTTTTACACAGTTACGCCACCAACCCTTTTCTTTTACATTTCCACCTACACCCCctcatcttttacacatttccgtcaCCACCCCTACCCCTTGCACTATTACTCCATTTTTACACCCGCGAAACTTTAAAAAATTTGCAATTGTAACCCCTAGACTACAACTCCTACTTTTGCAAATGATAATGCATTGTGTTTTTCGAAATGTCTTTGACATTGTTTTGTACACTTTGTGTCTACCTTTGTGATTTACATTTTTTTTCTGTAATTGTCTTTTACGCACTGAGGTTTACGAATCGTGTTTTGTCTTACTATATGTTTCCACCCGTCGCGCGCCGCCGCAGCGCGCGGCGGGCAAAATCCTAGTTTGATAATGATAAGTTATATTCGTCGTATATCATTTCTCTAAAGTTATTCTACAAAAGCTCATAAATAAAGAAATttacaaaaaaatataattaatcacaaaatataacacaatatcGAGCAAAATACAATATAATATCGAAATACATAACACAATGTCAAAGAAAAAAGACACAATTAGTCacaaaaaagacacaatgacgcaaatatagaaaaaatacaataataaataaaaaacacaatGCTTAAAAAAAAGTCTAAAATTTACAAGCTAAACATCTAAAAACGAAAACCTAAAATCTTAAATAGTAGAGTTCGATAAGACGTTTTCAATGCCACTTAAATGAGGTTAATCGGAGTCCATTTAATACCTTTATTAcgactttttatttttagaatACTTCACATTTTATCCTAACCCCTTGTCTTGTAACCTAACTTtatttttcatcttatttttaTGCATGTAAACACCCAAAATGCCATGTCTTATATTAAAATGAGTTTGCATAACTAAAACGCCATATGCTGTTTTTTTCAGGAGTACCGTGTTCAAGCTGGAAGGAGTGTCAGAACTCTCAAGGGTGATTTGTGAGAGCATGAGACCAGGATTCTATGCACACGTCGCTTTTGTTTTATGTTGGGCGAATATCCCCAACTATGAAGAAAGATACAAGGCTCCAGAATCACTCTCAAGAGTATTTTGCACAGAAATAATGTTGGTAACTCTTTTGCTATATTTAATTGATGCAATTATATTATGACTTTGTTTTGTTGTTAAAAATGTGGTTCTTCAAAATTACAGAATACGCCCGCGtatgaaatgtcacaccccaacctattgcggaaacatcggggtgcgagcactaagcgttcagattgctcatgagattccataacactagatGTTTCAATAGTAATTAAATTGATTTCATGCATTGTCTAAACCATACAATCATCACACTAAGTATCAAATTACATCATCAGCAAATATTGTCTCAAAGTCTCTAGATTAACTACGTGACGTTTCTAGGCATCGTCCTAGCTTGATTCCATTAGATCCCGTAGCGTCCTATCAGCCTgaaacatgtattaaaatatcaatacagagtattggcaagtatacaagtttgaataatagcataatagatttaaaacaactcatatccacagcgtaagtataaaaatagtttcagccgtgctagtgtcgtaGTCCACGCAGCGATAGctcaagtatcccgatgctttggtgtttacccaagactcaaggtaaactagaatcctcctaacaataccccctgagaataatgggaggggtgcatctcctatagcgctactattgttaaggcggaactacgcACTCTGGATTAAGCGTCACATagcacaagaatcaagaatcaagaatcacaagtttcacttacacgta
This genomic interval carries:
- the LOC110898019 gene encoding probable transcription factor KAN2 isoform X2, with the translated sequence MELFPAQPDLSLQISPPNTKPTSKTLTSTQIDHDQEQDQDLGHFRKRAYLNSQHDHHTATTIPKPSIELNSPHPTHSTNPNLSHLHHILSPQNTNLTNQNHTLGFRSELGFLRPIRGVPVYYHNTIPHDQQQSSLVLDSSCTISPTNSSPSSLTHANNIPQSRFLSARFSAKRNMRTPRMRWTTTLHARFVHAVDLLGGHERATPKSVLELMDVKDITLAHVKSHLQMYRTIKTTDHRAATSSDVHGNGSSRNICDDILLDIRNLKRTGSSTDHGGSPKGHLEGDHQYGLWSNSSREAWLHGKHKDSQVNIPSLKEETNPKGMNYERLQDIISPNHFPMNLEFTLGRPQY
- the LOC110898019 gene encoding probable transcription factor KAN2 isoform X1, with protein sequence MELFPAQPDLSLQISPPNTKPTSKTLTSTQIDHDQEQDQDLGHFRKRAYLNSQHDHHTATTIPKPSIELNSPHPTHSTNPNLSHLHHILSPQNTNLTNQNHTLGFRSELGFLRPIRGVPVYYHNTIPHDQQQSSLVLDSSCTISPTNSSPSSLTHANNIPQSRFLSARFSAKRNMRTPRMRWTTTLHARFVHAVDLLGGHERATPKSVLELMDVKDITLAHVKSHLQMYRTIKTTDHRAATSSDVHGNGSSRNICDDILLDIRNLKRTGSSTDHGGSPKGHLEGDHQYGLWSNSSSREAWLHGKHKDSQVNIPSLKEETNPKGMNYERLQDIISPNHFPMNLEFTLGRPQY